A single window of Chitinivibrionia bacterium DNA harbors:
- a CDS encoding DNA adenine methylase translates to MIKSPLRYPGGKSRAVETIAKLLPDFDEFREPFLGGGSVFVHTKQRFPNKKFWINDLYSELYKFWKMAQKDVDALIEKVYEWRNEYPIGKELFQFLNKNLNDFNDLEKAAAFFIYNRITFSGTTLSGGYSEGAFSGRFTESSIKRLNDLAKVINGSLITNHDYEELLKKEGENVFVFLDPPYYSATKSALYGKNGNLHKSFDHKRFAENMKNCKHKWLITYDDSEYIRDLFSFAHITPWNLTYGMRNVAENSDQTGKELFVSNYLLNSIPTKNKQLTLFS, encoded by the coding sequence ATGATTAAATCCCCTCTCCGCTACCCCGGCGGCAAAAGCCGCGCAGTTGAAACAATCGCAAAATTGCTCCCCGATTTTGACGAATTCAGAGAGCCATTTTTAGGCGGCGGTTCGGTTTTTGTGCATACAAAACAGCGATTTCCAAACAAAAAATTTTGGATAAATGATTTATATTCGGAATTATATAAATTTTGGAAAATGGCGCAAAAAGATGTTGATGCTTTAATCGAAAAAGTGTATGAATGGCGAAATGAATATCCGATAGGCAAGGAGTTATTTCAATTTTTGAATAAAAATTTGAATGATTTTAATGATTTGGAAAAAGCGGCGGCATTTTTTATTTACAATCGTATTACTTTTTCAGGCACAACTTTAAGCGGCGGATATAGCGAAGGCGCGTTTTCGGGGCGTTTTACGGAAAGCAGTATAAAGCGCTTAAACGATTTGGCAAAAGTTATAAACGGCTCCCTCATAACAAATCACGATTATGAAGAATTACTAAAAAAAGAAGGCGAAAATGTATTTGTTTTTCTTGACCCGCCTTATTATTCCGCAACAAAATCAGCGCTTTACGGCAAAAACGGCAATCTTCACAAATCTTTTGACCACAAGCGTTTTGCTGAAAATATGAAAAACTGCAAACATAAATGGCTTATTACTTACGACGACAGCGAATATATCCGCGATTTGTTCTCTTTTGCTCATATTACGCCTTGGAATTTAACATACGGAATGCGAAATGTTGCCGAAAATTCCGACCAAACAGGGAAAGAATTGTTTGTTTCCAATTATTTATTAAACAGCATACCGACTAAAAATAAGCAATTAACTCTTTTTTCTTAA